Part of the Streptomyces sp. NBC_01264 genome, GCCAAGGTCGCCTTCGTCAACGCCCTCCCGGTCTTCATCGCCGGCACCAAGGAGTGGGCCGACAAGTTCACCGAGGCCGGTGTCCCGATCGTCGGCGACGACATCAAGTCGCAGGTCGGCGCCACCATCACGCACCGCGTGATGGCGAAGCTGTTCGAGGACCGCGGTGTCCGTCTTGAGCGCACCATGCAGCTCAACGTCGGCGGCAACATGGACTTCAAGAACATGCTGGAGCGCGACCGCCTCGAGTCGAAGAAGATCTCCAAGACTCAGGCCGTCACCTCGCAGATCCCCGACCGCGAGCTCGGCGAGAAGAACGTCCACATCGGCCCGTCCGACTACGTGGCGTGGCTCGACGACCGCAAGTGGGCCTACGTCCGCCTCGAAGGCCGCGCCTTCGGTGACGTTCCGCTGAACCTCGAGTACAAGCTCGAGGTCTGGGACTCCCCGAACTCCGCCGGTGTCATCATCGACGCCCTGCGCGCCGCGAAGATCGCCAAGGACCGCGGTATCGGTGGCCCGATCCTGTCGGCTTCCAGCTACTTCATGAAGTCCCCGCCGGTGCAGTACTTCGACGACGAGGCCTACGCGAACGTCGAGAAGTTCATCAAGGGCGAGGTCGAGCGCTAGTCGAACCCCGGCGTCCGCAAGGACACCTGGACTTCGGCAGTTCTTCCGCGGAGGGTCCCCGGGCAATATGCCCGGGGACCCTCCGCGTGTGTGACCCTTTCCCTCATGGCTGTCGTACGTGATCTGCGCGTACTCCTGCGTCTGCGGGACTTCCGCAACCTGCTCGCCGTCCGGCTGCTGTCCCAGGCCGCCGACGGGGTCTACCAGGTCGCGCTGGCCGCCTATGTCGTCTTCTCCCCGGAGAAGCAGGCCTCACCCGCGGCCATCGCCTCGGCCATGGCGGTGCTCCTGCTGCCCTATTCGGTGGTCGGCCCCTTCGCGGGAGTCCTGCTGGACCGCTGGCGCCGCCGCCAGGTCTTCCTCTACGGGAACCTGCTGCGGGCCTTCCTCGCCTGCGTCACCGGCATGCTGATCGTCGCGCAGGTTCCCGACTGGCTGTTCTACGCCTCGGCGCTGTCCGTGACCGCGGTCAACCGCTTCGTCCTGGCCGGGCTGGCCGCCTCCCTGCCCCGGGTCGTCGCACCTGGCCAGCTAGTCACCGCGAACGCCCTCTCACCCACCGCGGGAACGCTCGCCGCGGTCGCCGGCGGGGGTCTGGCCTTCCTCGTCCGGCTCATGGCCGACGAGTCCGACGCCCTGGTCGTGCTCCTCGGAGCCGGCCTCTACCTCTGTGCGGCCCTGGCCTCCCTGCACCTGGCCCTGGACGTGCTCGGGCCCGACCACCCTCCCGGCCGGATCAACCCGACGGTCGTCCAGGGGATCGCCCTCACCGTGCGGGGCCTCGCCGAGGGACTGCGGCACCTGGCCTCCCGGCGCGAGGCGGCCCGGGCGCTCACCGCCATGACCGTCATGCGGTTCTGCTACGGCGCCCTGTTCGTCACGCTGCTCATGCTCTGCCGCTACGCCTGGTCGGACAACGAGGCCGAGGGGCTCGCGCTGCTGGGCGTCACGGTCGGCGTGTCCGGGGCCGGGTTCTTCGCGGCCGCCGTCGTCACTCCCTGGCTGGTGGGCCGACTGGGCCCGCTCGGCTCCATCACCCTGTGCGCCGCGGGGGCCGCGGTGCTGGTGCCGGCGCTCGGCCTGTTCTTCGCCCCCGGGCCGATGCTGGCAGCAGCCTTCGTGCTGGGCCTGGCCACCCAGGGGGCCAAGATCTCCACCGACACCGTCGTGCAGTCCCAGATGGACGACGCCTTTCGCGGCCGCGTCTTCTCGGTCTACGACGTGCTCTTCAACGCGGCCTTCGTCGGCGCCGCCGGGGTGGCCGCGCTCGTGCTCCCCCTCGACGGGCACTCCGTCCCCCTGATCCTCGGGGTGGCGACGCTGTACGCCGCGACCGCGGCGCTCCTCATGCGTCAGGGCGATGTTTCACGTGAAACATCGCCCTGACCACCGCTCCGCCCCGATGTTTCACGTGAAACATCGGGGCTCCCTCAGGCCCTCAGTCCCTCAGTCCTGTGCGGCCCACCACTCCTTGAGCGCGGCGACCGCCGCGTCGTGCTCCATGGGGCCGTTCTCCAGCCGCAGTTCCAGCAGGAACGCGTAGGCCTTGCCGATCACCGGCCCGGGGCCCACGTCGAGGACCCTCATGATCTCGTTGCCGTCGAGGTCGGGCCGGATCGCATCCAGCTCCTCCCTCTCCTGCAGCTGGGCGATGCGTTCCTCCAGCCCGTCGTAGGTGCGGGAGAGCGCGTTCGCCTTGCGCTTGTTGCGCGTGGTGCAGTCGGAACGGGTCAGCTTGTGCAGACGGTCCAGCAGCGGACCGGCGTCGCGTACGTAGCGCCGCACGGCCGAGTCGGTCCACTCCCCGTCCCCGTAGCCGTGGAAGCGCAGGTGCAGCTCCACCAGCCGGGCCACGTCCTTGATCATGTCGTTGGAGTACTTGAGCGCCGTCATGCGTTTCTTGGTCATCTTCGCGCCCACCATCTCGTGGTGGTGGAAGGAGACCCGTCCGTCGCTCTCGAACCGGCGGGTCCGGGGCTTACCGATGTCGTGCAGCAGGGCCGCGAGCCGCAGCACCAGGTCCGGGCCGTCCTCCTCCAGTGCGATCGCCTGCTCCAGCACGATCAGCGAGTGGTCGTAGACGTCCTTGTGCCGGTGGTGCTCATCGCTCTCCAGGCGCAGCGCCGGCAGCTCCGGCAGCACGTGCTCGGCCAGCCCCGTGTCCACGAGGAGGCCCAGGCCCTTGCGCGGGTGCGCGGAGAGCAGGAGCTTGTTCAGCTCGCCCTGGACCCGCTCGGCCGAGACGATCTCGATGCGGCCGGACATCTCCGTCATCGCCCTCACCACGTCCGGAGCGACCTCGAAGTCGAGCTGGGCGGCGAACCGTGCCGCCCGCAGCATCCGCAGCGGGTCGTCGGAGAAGGAGTCCTCGGCGGTGCCCGGGGTGCGCAGCACACCCGCCCGGAGGTCCTCCAGACCGCCGTGCGGGTCCACGAACTCCTTCTCGGGGAGAGCGACGGCCATCGCGTTCACCGTGAAGTCGCGGCGGACGAGGTCTTCCTCGATGGAGTCGCCGTAGGAGACCTCCGGCTTGCGCGAGGTCCTGTCGTAGGACTCCGAGCGGTACGTGGTCACCTCGATCTGGAAGCTTCTGTCAGCGTCTCCGACGCGGGCGTCCTTCTGGGCACCGACCGTGCCGAAGGCGATGCCGACGTCCCAGACCGAGTCGGCCCACGGCCTGACGATCTTCAGGACGTCCTCGGGGCGGGCGTCGGTGGTGAAGTCGAGGTCGTTGCCGAGGCGCCCGAGCAGCGCGTCGCGGACGGACCCGCCGACCAGGGCGAGCCGGAAACCCGCCTCCTGGAAACGGCGGCCGAGCTCGTCGGCGACAGGGGCGATGCGCAGCAGTTCACTCACCGCGCGGGCCTGCCCGTGATTCAGGACACTGGGGTTGTCTTCGTTGGCGTTCGGCACAACAGAAAAGGGTACGTGCCCGGCCCGCCCGCAGCGCCCGTGTTTTGCGGCCACCCCGGCCCACGGCCGCTCCGGGGCGGACCCGATCATGTGGAGCAAGGCGCGGCACTCGCGCACAGCGGGCCTCGTTACCATGCGTGGACGCACAAACGACGACCACTGACACTCCGAGGGACGGGCGAGCGCGTTGGCCGAGGCGGCAGACATCCAGGGGGCGCCCGCTCCTGCCCGGCGACGCTGGCTGCGGCGCGCGGTCGTCCTGCTCGCAGGGACGCCCGTACTCGCCGGCCTGGTCTACTCGCACGCTCCCGAAGCCCAGGCCGCCGACACGGCGGCCGCCGCCGTCGACGTCCAGCTCGACGGCATGGCGCCGAGCGCCCCGGTCAAGGGCGACACCCTCACCATCACGGGCACCGTGATCAACAACAGCTCCGAGAAGATCACCGACGCGCACGTGGGTCTGCGGGTCGGGCCGGTGCTGGGGGACCGCAGCTCCATCGACGAAGCCGCGGACCGCGGCGCGTTCCGGGCGGGTGCCGACCCTGCAGAGGTCGGCGCCGAGTTCGCCGTGAAGATCGATTCGCTGCCCTCCAAGGTCAGCCAGCCCTTCACCCTCAAGGTGCCGGTGAACAAGCTGGACCTGGACGAGGACGGCGTCTACCAGCTCGGCGTCTCCTTGTCCGGAGAGACCGAGAGCCGCCAGTACGAGCAGGTCCTCGGCATCAAGCGGACCTTCCTGCCCTGGCAGCCGGAGGCCGCCGCCAAGCGTTCCCAGCTGTCGTACGTCTGGCCGTTGATCTCCACGACGCACCTGACCTCGGAGACCGGCTCGGACGAGCTGCAGACCCCCGTCTTCCTCGACGACGGTCTCGCCGACGAGCTGAAGCCGGGCGGGCGTCTGGAACAGATGGTCGCCCTCGGTAAGGACCTGCCCATCACCTGGGTCATCGACCCGGATCTGCTCTACACCGTCGACGCTATGACCAAGGGCTACCGGGTCCGCACCCCCGACGGCCGGACCGTCCCGGGCAAGAACAAGGCCGTCGCCGAACGGTGGCTCAGCGCGCTGGAAGGCGCCGTCCAGGGCAAGAAGGTCGTCGCACTGCCCTTCGCAGACCCGGACCTCGCCTCGCTCGCCCACCGCGGCAAGGACGTCTCCGGCACCCTGGGACAGCTGCGGCCCGCCACCGACAAGGCGAGGGATGCCGTCGAGACGGTTCTGCACGTCCCCGCGAGCACCGACTTCTCCTGGCCCGTGGACGGGGCGATCGACCCTTCGATCGTGAACGTCGCGACATCGGCCGGCGCCCACAAGGTCCTCACCCGCAGCGACAGCCTCCAGGAGACCGGCGCCCTGGGCTACACCCCGTCGGCCGCTCGGCCCATCGGTGCGGGCACCACGGCCGTCGTCGCCGACGCCGACCTCTCCACCGCCTTCCGGGGCGACATGCTCCGCTCCGGGAACTCCACCCTCGCGGTGCAGCAGTTCCTCGCCCATACCCTCGCGCTGAACCTGCAGGACACCGACAACCAGCGCAGCTTCGTCGTCGCCCCGCAGCGGATGCCCAGCGCCAGCCAGGCGCAGACGATGGCCGCCGCCATCCGGGGTCTGCAGTCGGGCCGGTGGAGCCAGGCCGTGGACCTGGAGGCGGCGGCCGCCGCGACGCCCGACCCGCGCGCGGCCACCCAGGTCCCCGGGGCCGGCCAGTACCCCGAGGCACTGAGCAAGCAGGAACTGCCCGTCTCCGCCTTCGAGAAGATCCGCACCACCGAGACCACCCTCGACCACTTCAAGGTGATCCTGACCGCGCCCGACCGGGTCAAGATCCCCTTCGGCAACACCACCAACCGGGAGATGTCCTCCTCGTGGCGCGCCCGCCCCGACGCGGCGCGGGAGTACCGGGACCAGGTGCAGGAGTACCTGATCCGGCTCACCGAGAAGGTCAAGATCATCCCTAAGTCCGACGCGACGCTCTCCGGACACAGCGCGACCATCCCGGTCACCGTCCAGAACAGCCTCGTCCAGGACACCCACAACCTGGTCCTGCGGCTGCGGTCCGCCAACCCGACCCGGCTGATGTTCGGCGACAGCGGTGAGGCCCAGCAGGAAGTCGCGATCCAGGGCGGGCACAGCCAGACCGTGAAGTTCCCGGCCATCGCCACCGCGAGCGGCCCGGTCGAGGTGACGGCTCAGCTCTTCACCATCGACGGCGTGCCCTACGGTAAGGCCCGCAAGTTCACCGTCGAAGCCACCGAGGTGACCCCGACCGTCATGCTCGTCATCGCGGGCGGTGTCCTCCTCCTCGTGCTGGCCGGCATCAAGATGTACGCCAGCCGCAAGCGTGTAGCGGCACGCGCCGCCGCCGAGGAGAACACGCAGCAGAGTGACGAGTCCCCGGACACCGGACCGCAAAGCGCGGACCCGTCCGGCACGGGTGAGACAGTGGACCGTTGAGCGATGCCGTGGCCGGTCGGCCTGGGGACGATGAGGTGGGGTTTCGATGAACGCGCCGTACGAAGGTGACCGTGCGCAGGGCACTGGCGGGCCCGCGCCCTCCCAGGGCACTGCCCCCGGCGCCCCGGTGCCGGGACAGGTTCCCGCGCCCGCGCAAGCGCCGGACCACGACCCCTATGTCCAGGACGCCTACGCCTACGACCCGTACCGGGCGCAGGACCTGTCCGCCCAGGACCCGGTTGCGGAAGTCCTGTACGACCGTGCCTCGCACCCGCCGCCACCGCCCGGCACCTTCCAGGAGCCCGGTCCGCTCTACGCGGCCCCGCCGACCCCCTCCTACGCCCCGGACCCCCGGGTGTGGGCCCAGACTCCGCCGCCCGAGCCGGACGGCCCCTCCCGGCACCTGCCCTACGGCGACCACGCGACGACCACGCAGTTCGTCGGCGTGGACTCCCTCGTGACCAAGGCCACCGACCAGGACCCCCGCCCCGACGCCTTCGCCCACCTGTACCGGGACCAGGACGCGGCGCCGCACACCTCCGCCGAGGACGCCCCCGTGGCCGCCCCGGCACCGAGCAAGCCCGCCGGACGCGCCTCCAGCCTGCTCAAGTCCAGCGCCCTGATGGCCGCCGGCACCATCGTCTCCCGCATCACCGGCTTCATGCGGACCCTGGTGATCGCCGGAGCCATCGGCGTCGCCACCCTCAACGACAGCTACCAGGTCGCCAACACCCTGCCGACGATGATCTACGTCCTGGTCGGCGGCGGCGCCCTCAACGCCGTCTTCATCCCGCAGTTGGTACGCGCGATGAAGAACGACGAGGACGGGGGAGAGGCCTACGCCAACCGCCTGCTGACGCTCGTCATGGTCCTGCTGGGCGCCGTCACCGTGGTCTGTGTGCTCGCCGCACCGCTGTTCATCGGCATGATGTCGCAGAAGATCGCCGACGACCCGGCACGGCTGGACGTCGCCGTCGCCTTCGCCCACTACTGCCTGCCCACCATGTTCTTCATGGGTGTGCACGTGGTCCTCGGTCAGATCCTCAACGCCCGCGGCCGGTTCGGCGCGATGATGTGGACCCCGGTCCTCAACAACATCGTCGTCATCGCCACCTTCGGCGCCTTCATCTGGGCCTTCGGCGGCTTCACCACCACGGGCGTCACCGAGGCCGGCATCACCCCCGAGGGCGTCCGGCTGCTGGGCCTGGGCACCCTGCTCGGCCTCGTCGTCCAGTCCCTGGCGATGCTTCCGTACCTGCGCGACGCCGGCTTCAGGCCGCGCCTGCGCTTCGACTGGAAGGGCCACGGCCTCGGCAAGGCCGCCGGCCTGGCCAAGTGGACGTTCTTCTTCGTCCTCGCCAACCAGCTCGGCCTCATCGTCGTCACCCAGCTCGCCACCTGGGCGGGCGAGGTGGCCGACAAGCAGGGCCACGGCGGTACCGGCATCACCGGCTACAACTACGCCCTGCTGCTCTGGCAGATGCCGCAGGCCATCATCACCGTCTCCGTCATGACCGCCGTCCTGCCGCGCATCTCCCGGTCGGCCCACGACGGCGACGCCGCCGCCGTCCGCGACGACATCTCCTACGGACTGCGCACCTCGGCCGTCGCGATCGTGCCCTGCGCCTTCGCGTTCCTCGCCCTCGGCGTCCCCATGGCCGGCCTGCTCTACGCCGGTTCCGGTTCCCAGAGCGCCCAGAACATCGGTTTCATCCTGATGGCCTTCGGCCTCGGACTGATCCCCTACTCCGTCCAGTACGTGGTCCTGCGCGGCTTCTACGCCTACGAGGACACCCGGACGCCCTTCTACAACACGGTCATCGTGGCCGCCGTCAACGCGAGCATGTCAGCCGTCGCGTTCTTCGTGCTCCCCGCCCGCTGGGCCGTCGTCGGCATGGCCGCCGCCTACGGCCTCGGCTACGCCGTGGGCGTCGGTGTCGCCTGGCGCCGACTGCGCACCCGCCTCGGCGGCGACCTCGACGGGGCGCACGTGATGCGCACCTACACCCGGCTCATCGGCGCCTGCGTCCCAGCCGCCGCGGTGGCCGGGGCCGTCGCCTTCGCCGTCCTGCACTTCATCGGCAACGGGGCCCTCGGTTCCCTCACCGCCCTGGTGGCCGGCGGCATCTCCCTGGCGGCGGTGTTCCTCGTCGCCGCCAAGAAGATGCGCATCGAAGAACTCAACGCCATGGTCGGGATGGTCCGCGGACGCCTGGGACGCTGATGCGTACAACCTTCCCCCTCTCTGGCGTGTCGTGCAGATCGGTGGACTGTGGGCACAATTGGCATGGCTTCGCAGACTGGCCGACAGCGCGCAACGGATGGGGAGGCGGGGACGACGGTGGCGGAACGTAGCACGGCTGCCGTCGACGTGGCCGACAACAGCGGCGACGAGCCGCTGGCCGCGGAGACGGCCCAGGCCACGGCCGACGGGGTGGACACCCAGAACGGACAAGCCGCGGACGGAACCATGCCCGAGAAGGACGGCGATCGCAGGGACGCGGCACCCGCTGCCGCGCCCACGGCCGCACCCGAGCTGCACAGCGGCCACAAACTGGCCAGACGCTACCGGCTCGAAGAGTGCGTCACCCGTCTGGACGGATTCAGCAGCTGGCGCGCGATGGACGAGAAGCTGCGCCGGGCCGTGGGCGTGCACCTGCTGCCCGCCGACCACCCGCGGGCCCGCTCCGTCCTGGCCGCCGCCCGT contains:
- a CDS encoding MFS transporter, which encodes MAVVRDLRVLLRLRDFRNLLAVRLLSQAADGVYQVALAAYVVFSPEKQASPAAIASAMAVLLLPYSVVGPFAGVLLDRWRRRQVFLYGNLLRAFLACVTGMLIVAQVPDWLFYASALSVTAVNRFVLAGLAASLPRVVAPGQLVTANALSPTAGTLAAVAGGGLAFLVRLMADESDALVVLLGAGLYLCAALASLHLALDVLGPDHPPGRINPTVVQGIALTVRGLAEGLRHLASRREAARALTAMTVMRFCYGALFVTLLMLCRYAWSDNEAEGLALLGVTVGVSGAGFFAAAVVTPWLVGRLGPLGSITLCAAGAAVLVPALGLFFAPGPMLAAAFVLGLATQGAKISTDTVVQSQMDDAFRGRVFSVYDVLFNAAFVGAAGVAALVLPLDGHSVPLILGVATLYAATAALLMRQGDVSRETSP
- a CDS encoding DUF6049 family protein; translation: MAEAADIQGAPAPARRRWLRRAVVLLAGTPVLAGLVYSHAPEAQAADTAAAAVDVQLDGMAPSAPVKGDTLTITGTVINNSSEKITDAHVGLRVGPVLGDRSSIDEAADRGAFRAGADPAEVGAEFAVKIDSLPSKVSQPFTLKVPVNKLDLDEDGVYQLGVSLSGETESRQYEQVLGIKRTFLPWQPEAAAKRSQLSYVWPLISTTHLTSETGSDELQTPVFLDDGLADELKPGGRLEQMVALGKDLPITWVIDPDLLYTVDAMTKGYRVRTPDGRTVPGKNKAVAERWLSALEGAVQGKKVVALPFADPDLASLAHRGKDVSGTLGQLRPATDKARDAVETVLHVPASTDFSWPVDGAIDPSIVNVATSAGAHKVLTRSDSLQETGALGYTPSAARPIGAGTTAVVADADLSTAFRGDMLRSGNSTLAVQQFLAHTLALNLQDTDNQRSFVVAPQRMPSASQAQTMAAAIRGLQSGRWSQAVDLEAAAAATPDPRAATQVPGAGQYPEALSKQELPVSAFEKIRTTETTLDHFKVILTAPDRVKIPFGNTTNREMSSSWRARPDAAREYRDQVQEYLIRLTEKVKIIPKSDATLSGHSATIPVTVQNSLVQDTHNLVLRLRSANPTRLMFGDSGEAQQEVAIQGGHSQTVKFPAIATASGPVEVTAQLFTIDGVPYGKARKFTVEATEVTPTVMLVIAGGVLLLVLAGIKMYASRKRVAARAAAEENTQQSDESPDTGPQSADPSGTGETVDR
- the murJ gene encoding murein biosynthesis integral membrane protein MurJ; protein product: MNAPYEGDRAQGTGGPAPSQGTAPGAPVPGQVPAPAQAPDHDPYVQDAYAYDPYRAQDLSAQDPVAEVLYDRASHPPPPPGTFQEPGPLYAAPPTPSYAPDPRVWAQTPPPEPDGPSRHLPYGDHATTTQFVGVDSLVTKATDQDPRPDAFAHLYRDQDAAPHTSAEDAPVAAPAPSKPAGRASSLLKSSALMAAGTIVSRITGFMRTLVIAGAIGVATLNDSYQVANTLPTMIYVLVGGGALNAVFIPQLVRAMKNDEDGGEAYANRLLTLVMVLLGAVTVVCVLAAPLFIGMMSQKIADDPARLDVAVAFAHYCLPTMFFMGVHVVLGQILNARGRFGAMMWTPVLNNIVVIATFGAFIWAFGGFTTTGVTEAGITPEGVRLLGLGTLLGLVVQSLAMLPYLRDAGFRPRLRFDWKGHGLGKAAGLAKWTFFFVLANQLGLIVVTQLATWAGEVADKQGHGGTGITGYNYALLLWQMPQAIITVSVMTAVLPRISRSAHDGDAAAVRDDISYGLRTSAVAIVPCAFAFLALGVPMAGLLYAGSGSQSAQNIGFILMAFGLGLIPYSVQYVVLRGFYAYEDTRTPFYNTVIVAAVNASMSAVAFFVLPARWAVVGMAAAYGLGYAVGVGVAWRRLRTRLGGDLDGAHVMRTYTRLIGACVPAAAVAGAVAFAVLHFIGNGALGSLTALVAGGISLAAVFLVAAKKMRIEELNAMVGMVRGRLGR
- a CDS encoding inositol-3-phosphate synthase — its product is MGSVRVAIVGVGNCAASLVQGVEYYKDADPAAKVPGLMHVQFGDYHVSDIEFVAAFDVDAKKVGLDLSDAIGASENNTIKICDVPSAGVTVQRGHTLDGLGKYYRETIEESAETPVDIVQTLLDRQVDVLICYLPVGSEAAAKFYAQCAIDAKVAFVNALPVFIAGTKEWADKFTEAGVPIVGDDIKSQVGATITHRVMAKLFEDRGVRLERTMQLNVGGNMDFKNMLERDRLESKKISKTQAVTSQIPDRELGEKNVHIGPSDYVAWLDDRKWAYVRLEGRAFGDVPLNLEYKLEVWDSPNSAGVIIDALRAAKIAKDRGIGGPILSASSYFMKSPPVQYFDDEAYANVEKFIKGEVER
- a CDS encoding CCA tRNA nucleotidyltransferase: MPNANEDNPSVLNHGQARAVSELLRIAPVADELGRRFQEAGFRLALVGGSVRDALLGRLGNDLDFTTDARPEDVLKIVRPWADSVWDVGIAFGTVGAQKDARVGDADRSFQIEVTTYRSESYDRTSRKPEVSYGDSIEEDLVRRDFTVNAMAVALPEKEFVDPHGGLEDLRAGVLRTPGTAEDSFSDDPLRMLRAARFAAQLDFEVAPDVVRAMTEMSGRIEIVSAERVQGELNKLLLSAHPRKGLGLLVDTGLAEHVLPELPALRLESDEHHRHKDVYDHSLIVLEQAIALEEDGPDLVLRLAALLHDIGKPRTRRFESDGRVSFHHHEMVGAKMTKKRMTALKYSNDMIKDVARLVELHLRFHGYGDGEWTDSAVRRYVRDAGPLLDRLHKLTRSDCTTRNKRKANALSRTYDGLEERIAQLQEREELDAIRPDLDGNEIMRVLDVGPGPVIGKAYAFLLELRLENGPMEHDAAVAALKEWWAAQD